A single genomic interval of Zunongwangia sp. HGR-M22 harbors:
- a CDS encoding NmrA family NAD(P)-binding protein, whose protein sequence is MKIIVTGSLGHIGRPLTEILLAANNEVKVISSSTERTSEIIALGATPAIGSLADVDFLKTHFKDADAVFTMVPPNNYFDHDLDLIAYYKRLGENYAKAISGTEIKRVVNLSTFGAHLEKGNGILKGAHYVEKILNALPSHISLTHIRPTSFYYNLYGYVESIKAQSAIYANYGTHAIPWVAPEDIAKAVAEELSSFNNNEKVRYIVSDELNGEETANILGKAIGKPNLKWQIVDDETVMNALKKAGMNPEIAEGLIEMYAALESGLLQEDFENKRPHTFGNKKLKDFAQEFAKEF, encoded by the coding sequence ATGAAAATCATAGTAACGGGTTCATTAGGCCACATTGGAAGACCCTTGACCGAGATCCTTCTCGCGGCAAATAACGAGGTAAAGGTTATAAGTAGTTCTACAGAAAGAACAAGCGAAATCATAGCACTTGGAGCTACCCCTGCCATTGGTAGCTTAGCGGATGTCGACTTTTTAAAAACACATTTTAAAGATGCCGATGCTGTTTTCACAATGGTTCCCCCCAATAATTATTTTGATCACGATTTAGACCTCATAGCTTATTACAAGCGCCTTGGAGAAAACTATGCAAAAGCAATTTCCGGCACGGAGATAAAAAGAGTGGTAAACCTAAGCACTTTTGGTGCCCATTTAGAAAAAGGAAACGGAATTCTAAAAGGTGCCCATTATGTTGAAAAAATACTTAACGCCCTGCCTTCACACATTTCATTGACACATATACGGCCTACTTCTTTCTACTACAATCTATACGGATATGTTGAAAGCATCAAAGCACAGAGCGCCATTTATGCAAATTACGGCACTCACGCTATTCCCTGGGTCGCGCCTGAAGATATCGCTAAAGCAGTTGCAGAAGAACTAAGCTCCTTCAACAACAACGAAAAAGTCCGTTATATAGTAAGCGATGAACTTAACGGGGAGGAAACAGCGAACATATTGGGAAAAGCCATTGGAAAACCAAATTTAAAATGGCAGATAGTGGATGATGAAACTGTTATGAATGCACTTAAAAAAGCCGGAATGAACCCTGAAATTGCAGAAGGTCTTATCGAAATGTATGCCGCATTGGAATCTGGATTGCTTCAAGAAGATTTTGAAAACAAGAGACCTCATACCTTTGGAAACAAAAAGTTAAAGGACTTTGCCCAAGAATTTGCCAAAGAGTTTTAA
- a CDS encoding Crp/Fnr family transcriptional regulator, translated as MKELREYILQFGYLNKQEIELINSKVQELVLHKGDFFSEAGKIPSQVGFVEEGVMRGFYINEGEEITRCFINENNLVVDYINFEANAASSEYLQACTDCKLIVFSKQHWEELSHTITGWARIKNKMVQTCMYQKSRKGPVISQDATTRYREFLKNYPSLLNRISLTYIASYLGVTPQSLSRIRKNVR; from the coding sequence ATGAAAGAGTTGAGAGAATATATACTGCAGTTTGGTTATCTTAACAAACAGGAAATTGAGCTTATAAACAGCAAAGTACAGGAATTGGTTCTTCATAAAGGCGATTTTTTTTCGGAAGCGGGAAAAATACCCAGCCAGGTGGGCTTTGTGGAGGAAGGCGTTATGCGGGGCTTTTACATCAATGAGGGAGAAGAAATTACGCGCTGCTTTATTAACGAAAATAATTTAGTGGTAGATTATATCAATTTTGAAGCAAATGCTGCCTCTTCAGAATACCTGCAAGCCTGTACAGATTGTAAACTTATCGTATTTTCAAAACAACATTGGGAAGAGCTTTCTCATACCATTACGGGCTGGGCGCGTATTAAAAATAAAATGGTGCAAACGTGTATGTACCAAAAATCCAGAAAGGGACCGGTGATTTCGCAGGACGCCACTACCCGTTATCGGGAATTTCTGAAGAATTATCCATCCCTTCTTAACCGGATATCACTTACTTACATTGCTTCTTACCTAGGAGTTACTCCTCAATCATTGAGCAGAATAAGGAAAAACGTCCGTTAG